The Paenibacillus sp. FSL R7-0204 genome includes a region encoding these proteins:
- a CDS encoding general stress protein — protein sequence MDSTGTQAYAKLLENGVQAIEEVNRLRSSGYTREDLYVISHDEDREGRIVDAADTNEVGLSEEGLFGAIANLFRSRGDALRFKMTSLGFSAAEAAFYEKELDAGKVLVIAKRNPQ from the coding sequence ATGGATTCAACCGGTACACAGGCTTATGCCAAGCTGTTGGAGAACGGCGTTCAGGCGATAGAAGAAGTGAATCGGCTCCGTAGCAGCGGCTACACCCGAGAGGATCTTTATGTGATTAGTCACGATGAAGACCGCGAAGGGCGTATCGTGGACGCCGCAGATACCAATGAAGTGGGGCTTAGTGAAGAAGGGCTGTTTGGTGCCATTGCCAACCTCTTCCGTTCGCGCGGCGACGCTTTACGCTTCAAGATGACTTCACTGGGCTTTAGCGCAGCGGAGGCGGCATTTTACGAGAAAGAGCTTGATGCAGGCAAAGTTCTGGTCATTGCCAAAAGAAACCCACAATAA
- a CDS encoding DUF948 domain-containing protein — protein sequence MIIELSVALVAIAFAVLVFFLIKTLKSAKDSLDKVSQTLQEVQKTIDELTYEVKTTVRHANDITADVQGKIQKIDPIVDSVKNLGDVMNELTLTVKQVSVTVIEKFRKSRELKDKAKSVSIAEVPLTPAEERTVQSYEAVSSSNSKGKIATALKGVDAAAAIWQKFRH from the coding sequence ATGATCATTGAACTTAGCGTAGCACTGGTTGCTATCGCCTTTGCAGTACTCGTATTCTTCTTAATCAAAACCTTGAAATCGGCGAAGGATTCGCTCGACAAGGTCAGCCAGACGCTGCAGGAGGTTCAGAAGACTATCGATGAGCTTACCTATGAAGTGAAAACAACAGTCCGGCATGCCAATGACATCACCGCCGATGTCCAGGGTAAAATTCAGAAGATTGACCCGATCGTAGATTCCGTGAAGAATCTGGGCGATGTTATGAATGAGCTGACACTGACCGTGAAGCAGGTATCTGTAACGGTAATCGAGAAATTCCGTAAATCACGTGAACTGAAGGATAAGGCTAAGTCGGTATCTATCGCAGAAGTCCCGTTAACACCAGCCGAAGAGAGAACTGTACAATCCTATGAGGCAGTGAGTTCAAGCAATTCCAAGGGCAAGATTGCTACAGCCCTCAAAGGCGTGGATGCAGCCGCCGCGATTTGGCAAAAATTCCGCCACTAA
- a CDS encoding DUF1328 domain-containing protein, which translates to MLRWSIILLVVALIAGIFGFFNIVAAAVGIAKVLFYIFLVLFVVSLFMGRRGRSM; encoded by the coding sequence ATGTTAAGATGGTCTATAATTCTGCTGGTAGTGGCCCTGATTGCCGGTATCTTCGGATTCTTCAATATTGTGGCGGCAGCTGTCGGCATCGCCAAAGTATTGTTCTACATCTTCCTGGTCCTCTTCGTAGTCTCACTCTTTATGGGGCGCAGGGGACGATCTATGTAG
- a CDS encoding C40 family peptidase: MIVSRKKITASLWISASLALSLGVLSPGQAFAATESSITTLAASAGQTGIIEASVRLRTDPSTSSTVLKYLNKGDQVVILEAANSYWYKVRTAEGIVGYMSSGDSYIRVAAASAPASRTAVIQATVRVRETPATSGQVVGYLYKNDQVTILEETNSYWYKIRTANGTVGYTSSSDQYITAGASSPTAPSTPAPTPVPVQTPVPVPVPTPTPAPVPVPTAGQTAVIERVISAGMGYLGTPYEYGSDRNNTSTFDCSDFIRQIFMDAANLKLPADSRQQGDWVKQNSGVTTDVSGLKRGDLMFFMDYKGTSPSAYTGINKSTARITHVAMYLGDGKLLHTYSVSSGGVRVDNLSASWMNRFLYGGSVIR; encoded by the coding sequence ATGATCGTATCACGCAAGAAAATTACAGCATCGTTATGGATTTCCGCTTCATTGGCATTATCCTTGGGAGTGTTAAGTCCCGGACAGGCTTTCGCTGCAACCGAATCTTCGATTACAACGCTTGCGGCGTCCGCTGGACAGACAGGCATTATTGAAGCTTCGGTCCGGCTGCGTACAGATCCGTCTACCAGCAGCACGGTACTGAAATATCTAAATAAAGGCGACCAGGTCGTGATTCTGGAAGCTGCGAACAGCTACTGGTACAAAGTAAGAACTGCAGAGGGAATTGTGGGGTATATGAGCTCGGGAGATTCTTATATCCGGGTAGCTGCGGCTTCCGCACCTGCGTCCCGGACAGCCGTGATTCAGGCCACGGTCCGTGTAAGAGAGACCCCTGCAACCAGCGGGCAAGTGGTTGGATATCTCTATAAGAATGACCAGGTAACCATTCTTGAAGAGACCAACAGCTATTGGTACAAAATAAGAACGGCAAACGGGACGGTGGGTTATACCAGCTCATCCGATCAATATATTACAGCGGGTGCTTCATCGCCGACTGCCCCATCCACTCCAGCTCCAACGCCAGTACCTGTTCAGACACCAGTGCCGGTGCCTGTTCCAACACCAACACCAGCTCCGGTACCTGTTCCAACAGCGGGACAGACGGCTGTGATTGAACGTGTGATATCAGCGGGCATGGGCTATCTGGGAACACCATATGAATACGGCTCTGACCGCAATAATACAAGTACCTTCGATTGCTCTGATTTCATCCGTCAGATCTTCATGGATGCAGCGAATTTGAAGCTGCCTGCCGATTCCCGGCAGCAAGGGGACTGGGTGAAGCAGAACAGCGGTGTAACTACGGATGTATCCGGCTTGAAGCGCGGCGATTTGATGTTCTTCATGGATTATAAAGGAACTTCTCCCTCTGCGTATACCGGAATCAACAAGTCTACGGCAAGAATTACGCATGTCGCCATGTATTTGGGTGACGGGAAGCTGCTGCATACCTATTCAGTAAGCTCCGGCGGTGTAAGAGTAGATAATCTTAGCGCTTCTTGGATGAACCGCTTCCTGTACGGAGGTTCGGTCATCCGCTAA
- a CDS encoding fused response regulator/phosphatase: MRILIVDDNPTNVIIIREILKKEDYRNFITASSAKDMLKLLGVGVGEEPRPSDVDLILLDMMMPEMDGIEACRVVQQYEHLKDIPIIMVTAVGDSKKLAEALDAGAVDYVTKPINKVELMARIRLALRLKREKDWHKERDQRIQDELKLAALVQNAVLSLPLAEESLEVHAIYQPSFELAGDLYAWYPLGDGRYAVILLDMMGHGISSSLFTMFLASVLKDTVTTYVEPEKVIQELNRRFNQLYIEKQLVQYYFTAIYLVIDTRQKRINYVNAGHPPALFFEGDAKTPVLLESNCHPVGLFDRIDIQQQSLSYEDEGHLVLFTDGLMEMVEGEQEEQLKFMVGHLNATHDWQEDLVRAAFLSEPVNSDRDDDKCLVWISLKKGTDKE; this comes from the coding sequence TTGAGAATATTAATCGTAGACGACAATCCTACCAATGTAATTATTATCCGTGAGATCCTCAAGAAGGAAGATTACCGGAATTTCATAACGGCTTCGTCCGCCAAAGATATGCTGAAGCTGCTGGGCGTCGGTGTGGGGGAAGAGCCCCGGCCGTCCGATGTGGATCTGATTCTGCTGGATATGATGATGCCGGAAATGGACGGAATTGAAGCCTGCCGGGTGGTTCAGCAATATGAGCATCTGAAGGATATTCCTATTATTATGGTTACGGCTGTAGGTGACTCCAAGAAGCTCGCCGAGGCGCTGGATGCCGGAGCGGTGGATTATGTGACGAAGCCGATCAACAAGGTGGAGCTGATGGCCCGTATCCGCTTGGCGCTGCGGCTGAAGCGCGAGAAGGACTGGCATAAGGAACGGGACCAGCGGATACAGGATGAATTGAAGCTGGCTGCCCTGGTGCAGAATGCTGTACTCAGCCTGCCGCTTGCCGAAGAGTCTCTGGAGGTACATGCGATTTACCAGCCCTCCTTTGAGCTGGCCGGAGATCTGTATGCCTGGTATCCCTTGGGAGACGGGCGTTATGCGGTCATCCTGCTCGATATGATGGGCCACGGTATCTCGTCTTCCTTGTTTACCATGTTCCTTGCCTCGGTATTGAAGGATACCGTAACGACTTATGTGGAACCGGAGAAGGTAATTCAGGAGCTTAACAGACGTTTTAATCAGCTATATATTGAGAAGCAGCTGGTCCAGTATTATTTCACGGCGATTTATCTTGTCATTGACACCCGTCAGAAGCGGATTAATTATGTGAATGCCGGGCATCCGCCGGCGCTGTTCTTTGAAGGAGATGCCAAGACGCCTGTACTGCTGGAGAGCAATTGTCACCCTGTAGGTCTGTTTGACCGGATCGATATTCAGCAGCAGAGCCTCAGCTACGAGGACGAGGGTCATCTGGTGCTGTTCACGGACGGCCTTATGGAGATGGTAGAGGGTGAACAGGAGGAGCAGCTGAAATTCATGGTCGGGCATCTAAACGCCACTCATGACTGGCAGGAAGACCTGGTACGCGCCGCATTCCTGAGCGAGCCGGTCAATTCGGACCGGGATGACGATAAATGCCTGGTCTGGATCTCACTGAAGAAAGGAACCGATAAGGAATGA